The Comamonas testosteroni genome contains the following window.
ACGCCGCAGCTCGACCGTGACCTCTCCCTTGGGGGCAATGAGGTAGCGCACAGGTCTCTCGAGCTTGCGCTCCAGGGCTGCATGCGAGACCGGGTCTATGACTGACTCGCTGGCCAGGACCAGCGTCTTTCCCTCCTCGCGCAGCGGCACCACGCTGTAATGCAGTGCCAGATGTGCCGGCAGCAGCGCCGCGATCTCGTCGGGGATCAGGCGCTCGCCCAGAAACTCCCAGGAAACCCCGGCCTGCTGGGCCACTGCAGCGGCCAGCTGTGCGGTGCTGATCAGGTCCTTGTGCACCAGCGCACTGCCCAGACGCAGGCCCGGAGTGGGTCGTACCAGGGCCTCCTGCAGCTGGCTCTCGGTCAAGGCGCCTTGCGCGATCAGTATCTGTCCCAGGGGCTGGCGCAGTCGGGGGCCCTCTCCCAGCATGGGGAAGTCATGGTCGGTCTTGGCCCAGGCCATGCGCCGGATATCCTTGGCCTGCAGCGCCTGGGCGATGGCCCGCCAGTTGGCCAGAAAGTTCACCAGATTGCCCCATAGCAGGCGCGGAAGCGACATCAATCCCTGGACGATGCCGTAGTAGCTGGTGACGAAGAACATGCGCTGGGCAATGCGGTTGAGCATCAGCACGAAGTTCGCGGCCAGCAGCGCGTACAGCCACCAGTCGCCCTGGAAGATGGATAGAAACCGGTAGCTGTCCGGTACCAGGCGCTGGTAGAGCCAGATGGCAATCAGCTGCATCGCCAGCAGCATGGCCAGAAAGCTGGCGAAATTGGTGAGAGCTCCCTTTCGGTCGCGCCAGAGAAAATAGTTCAGCACGCCGCTCTTGGTCCAGCGCAGGGTCTTGAAACCCTGGATCACGATGCCGGTGATCCAGCGGGACTTCTGTCGCACCGCCGCATTCAGCGTATCGGGGAAGAACTCCCGCACACAGATGACGCTGGCTTCGCGTGCGCTGCGTCCGTGTCGGCGCGGCTGGTCGGGGTCGGCCGGCTGGTCTGCATCGTGCACGGGAAAGCGCACGAAGATCTCGCGCATACCCAGCTGCTTGAGCCGGAAACCGATGTCGTAGTCCTCGGTCAGGCTCTGGGTGTCGAAGGCCACGCCGTCGCCCATCTCCAGCAGCGCCGTGATGGCGCGGCGGCTGAAGCAGGTGCCGACCCCGGCGCTGGGCACCTGACCCACCAGGGCCTCGCGCACCACGATGTCCTTGGCATGCAGCTCGGCAAACTCGTCCAGATAATGCCCGCCGGTGAATTCGCGCAGCGGCCGCTCCAGGGGGTAGACCGGCAGCTGGATCAGATCCTTGCGATCCACGAGAAAGTTGAACAGTCTCAGCTCCAACCTGGACAGCACGTCTTCCGAGTCGTGAAGGATGAAACCTGCAAACTCGATGCCCGAGCGCTGCTCGAACTGGAAGATGGCATCGAGCACGTTGTTGAGGCAGTCGGCCTTGCTGGTCGGCCCGGGGCGTGCGCAGACCACGCTGTGCACATTCGGGAAATGGGCTCTTACCTGCTCCACATCGGCGTGGGTCTGGGGGTCGTTGGGGTAGGTGCCGATGAAGATGTGGTAGTTCTCATAGTCCAGCGTGGTTGCCGCCAGCTGCGCCATCTTGCCGATCACGCCATGCTCCTGCCAGGCGGGCACCATGATGGCCAGCGGCTTCTCGTCCACCCCGAGCAAGGCCTTGTGATTCATCTGCTCATGGCGCGAGTACACGGTCAGTGCACGCCAGGTGCGTCGCCCCCAGTAAAAGAGGTCGATGAACAGATCGTCCAGTCCGCTGATGAAGATCACTACCGCAATGACGATGGCGATGCTCTTGAGGACATAGAGGTATCCGGTGAACAGGTCAAGCCAGGACATGAGGCGTCCTTTCTGCGGCTTTCTGTGCCAGGCCAGCTTGATCAGGCCTGAGCATCTGGTGCAGTCTTTTTACGGTGCGCTGTGCTGCAGTCCCGTCACCAAACGGGTTGCTGCTGGCCTGCATGCTCCGATAGGCCGCATCGTCATGCATCAGGTGGCGCACGGACTGAACGATCCTGCCTCTGTCGGCTCCAACCAAGGCGGCGCAGCCGGCTTCCAGCACCTCGGGACGCTCGGTCTCGTCGCGCAAGACCAGCACAGGTACCTTGAAGGTCGGCGCCTCCTCCTGCAGTCCGCCGGAATCGGTCAGCACCAGCCAGGCATCGGCCAGGGCCTGCTGCATGGCCAGGTAATCCAGCGGTTCTGTCAGCTTGACATTGGGCAGTCCGCCCAGCAGCCGGTATACGGGCTCCTTGACCACCGGATTGAGGTGGACCGGAAACAGCACCGGCATCTGGGGAAACTCGCGCGCGATATCGGCAATGGCTTCGCACACATGGTCCACATCGGGGCCCCAGTTCTCTCGCCTGTGCATGGTCACCAGGATATGGCCCCGGCCTTGCATGCGGCGACGGATGTGGTGATGCTGGCTGGCCCAGAGCTGGGCATCGACGACGGTGTTGCCCGTCATCTCGATGTTTTCCTTGGCCACGTTTTCGCGCTCCAGTGCCTGCTGGGCTCTCAGGGTGGGGGCCAGATGCAGGCTGGCGATGCGCCCTATCATCTGCCGCAGACCTTCTTCCGGAAAAGGTCGGTGCAGGTTGTAGGTGCGCAGGCCGGCCTCGACATGGACGACGGGCACCTTGAGGTAGAAGCCGGCCAATGCACCCTGAAACGCGCTCTCTGTATCTCCCTGCACGATCACTGCCTCACAGCTCGTAACCGTGAGCACGGACTCCAGTTGAGTCCGGCAGCCTGTAGCGAATTCCAGCAGCGAGCCTCCTTGCCTTTGCAGCACATGATCGGGCTGGATATGAAAGCAATCCAGCATTTGTGCGGCCATGTCGCCATGCTGGCCGGTGTGCAGCCAGATGGGGCGGGCCCAGTGCGTCTCCTGCAGTGCGTGATAAACAGGGGCCAGCTTGATGATTTCGGGCCTGGTCCCGGACACGATGAGCAACTGCGCGATGTCTGGCTTGGCGTGAAGAGCCTCGGAGTCCTGATTCATTGTGTTCTCCCTTTGAGTCAATTGGTATCAGACGTTCTTCATTCGTACCTGCTCAAAATCATCTTTCACGCTCCGCTTCGGGTATGTCAGCCAGCTCCTCATGCTGGCCGCCATTGGTGCCGGCTCTATCTGCTGCATGAGCGGCGCAGCCGCATCAGCGGGCTAACCATCTCTGGCAGCCGTGACCAGTCGCTCGGCACAGCGGCTGGCCTGATCGCCATCCTGAGCCTCCACCATCACATGCAGCAGCGGCTCCGTGCCGCTGTGACGCACCAGCACACGCCCGGTAGAGCCCAGCTCGGCCTCGACCTGTGCCTGCACTCGTGCCAGCAAGGCATTGCTGCGCCAATCCCGGTCTGGCGACCAGTGCACATTGAGCAAGGCCTGGGGATAGAGCTGCACCGGCAGCAGCCATTGCGACAGCGTGCGGCCGGTGCGCACACAGGCCTGCAATATCTGCAGCGCATTCACCAGACCGTCGCCCGTGCTGTGGCGGTCCAGTATCAGCAGATGGCCTGACCCCTCGCCACCGAAGGTCCAGCCCCTGCGGCTGAGCTCTTCAAGCACGTAGCGGTCACCGACCTTGGTGCGCATGAAGTCCACATCCAGCACCCCGAATGCCCGCTCCACCGCCATATTCGTCATCAGCGTGCCGACGGCACCCGCAATGCTCTCGTCATGCTCCAGGCGGTCGGCGACAATCAGATACAGCAGTTCGTCCCCGTTATAGAGCCTTCCGGCGGCATCGACGACCAGCAGGCGATCCGCATCGCCATCCAGTGCGATGCCGAAATCCGCACCGCAGCCGGAAACAGTCGTGGCCAGGAGCTCAGGATGTGCGGCTCCGGCCCCCTGGTTGATATTCATGCCATCGGGTGCGCAGCCTATGGCAACCACTTCAGCCCCGAGTTCATGCAAGACCATGGGCGCTATCTGATAGGCCGCACCATGGCCGGCATCGACCACGATCTTCAGTCCTCGCAAGGTGAACGCATGGTCGCAAGTGCTCTTGCAAAACTCGATATAGCGACCGGCGGCATCATCCAGGAGCTGGGTCTTTCCGAGTGCGATCGCCGGGACCCAATGCGGCTCATCCAGCAGCATCTGCTCGACCGCTACCTCCCAGACGTAGGGCAGCTTGGTGCCTTTGGCACTGAAGAATTTGATGCCGTTGTCCTCGAAGGTGTTGTGGCTGGCGCTGATGACCACTCCCAGACTGGCCCGCAAGGCCCGCGTGAGATAGGCCACCCCCGGTGTAGGCAGCGTTCCAAGCAGCAGCACATCCACGCCAGAGGAATTGAAGCCCGACACCAGGGCGCTTTCGAGCATGTGCCCCGAGATGCGCGTGTCCTTGCCGATCAGCACCGTCGGGCGCTCTTCGTTGCGATGAAGCATTCGTCCGACGACATGGGCAAGATGCAGAGCGAAGTCCGGCGTGATGGGGAAATACCCAGCCCGCCCACGGATTCCGTCGGTACCGAAATATTGGCGTCTCATATCCATGATGATCACCTATGCCTGAATACATTCATCGAACGGGATGGGTTTCCGGGTCCGGTCAATTATTTATGGGGACAACACTGTCGAAGTATTAAAAACTATTGATTTATTTTTTTCATAGTTTCACTAGCAAAAACAATCCGAACAAGAATGCAGCGTAAAAAGAAACATCTTTTTACGCCATGAATATTTGGATGCCGAATTGGGGTTTTATACACAATATTTAAGGTATTTCGCTTCCCGGTCGGGACTGTTTGCATTGCTGTCAGCCCAAGAGTCCAGGCGTCCAGGCGGCTTGCCGAAGCCCAATCTGCCTGCAATAGCTTTGCTTGTCACGCAGTCGCATGCCGCTCTCGACGGTGCAGCTTTTCGCTGGCCTGGAGGCCGCTTATCGAGAATATCAGCGCCTGTATTTTTCGGATCGCTCGCGGCATGCCCGGTCAGGAGTGGGCGATGCTCCTATGTGTGCCAGTTAATCGCAGCCGGAATATTGATGCAGGAAAGAAATTGCGGCGGAAAACAATAAATTCCGAGGCCGGCTCTGTGTTTACTGTTATTCAATTGGGAGCACAGGGATTTTGTGCTGCTCTTTATGGGTTGAGGCAGCGGTTGAATTGAATCGTTTCAGCTCGCGCAGGTTTGATTCGCGATGCGATGGCTGTGGCCGGGCTGCGTGCCGCCGAAGCCGGGTGGCAATGCCATGGCAGCAGCAAGGGGGCGCCGTTGGCAGATGCCGGAGGCAGCGGCGAGGCCGTGGTATCTTCGGCCTTCTTGTTCGTAGATATTCCGAGACTGGTCCATGCTTGCCAAACGCATCATTCCCTGCCTTGACGTGACCGGCGGCCGCGTGGTCAAGGGCGTCAATTTTCTGGAGCTGCGCGATGCGGGCGACCCGGTGGAAATTGCCGCACGCTACAACGCCCAGGGTGCGGATGAGCTGACTTTTCTGGACATCACGGCTACCAGCGATGGCCGTGACCTGATTCTGCCCATCATCGAAGCCGTGGCTTCGCAGGTCTTCATTCCGCTGACCGTGGGCGGTGGCGTGCGCAGCGTGGAAGATGTGCGTCGTCTGCTCAATGCCGGAGCCGACAAGACCAGCTTCAACTCCGCCGCCATTGCCAACCCGGACACCATCAATGCCTGCAGCGACAAGTACGGCGCGCAATGCATTGTGGTGGCCATCGACGCCAAGCGCCGCACGCCCGAGGACGAGCAGCGCATCGGCCCCGGCGGCACGCCCATGGGGCCGGGCTGGGATGTGTACAGCCATGGCGGCCGCAAGAACGTGGGGCTGGACGTGGTGCGCTGGGCCGAAGAGATGGCCAGGCGCGGTGCCGGCGAGATCCTGCTGACCAGCATGGACAAGGACGGCACCAAGAGCGGTTTCGACCTGAAGCTCACGCGTGCCGTGGCCGATGCCGTGGCCGTGCCGGTGATTGCATCGGGCGGTGTCGGCAATCTGGAGGATCTGGCCGATGGCGTGACCATTGGCGGCGCCGATGCCGTGCTGGCCGCGAGCATCTTCCACTATGGCGAATACACCGTGCAGCAGGCCAAGGAGTGCATGCGTGCACGCGGCATTCCCGTGCGCCTGTAAAAGTTAATTTGAGAGCGGCTTGCGCAGGCTACAAGCAGCTTTCCATATGTTTTGTGGTTGATGTTGTCTGCTGGCCTGCGCTGGCAGCTATACAAAACAAAGGTCTGCAATGAGCTGGCTCGATCAAGTCAAATGGGATGCGCAGGGACTGGTGCCCGTGATTGCGCAGGAGCAAAGCAGCGGCGACGTGGTCATGTTCGCCTGGATGAACCGCGAGGCACTGGAAAAGACCGCCGAGCTGGGGCGTGCCGTCTACTTCAGCCGCTCGCGCAACAAGCTGTGGTTCAAGGGCGAGGAGTCAGGCCATGTGCAGACCGTGCACGAGATGCGCATCGACTGCGACAACGACGTGGTTTTGCTCAAGATCACGCAAGAGGGGCATGATCCCGGTATTGCCTGCCATACCGGTCGCCACTCCTGCTTCTATAGCGTTTTCAAGGACGGACAGTGGCTCGCTGTCGATCCGGTCTTGAAAGATCCTGCTTCCATCTATAAATAAAGTCATGTCTGAACAAAACACCGCGTCGGTCGAGGGCGCACTGGCCCGTCTGGCCGCCGTGATCGAAAGCCGCAAGGTCGCCAACGGTGGCGATCCCGAGAAAAGCTATGTCGCGCGCCTGCTGCACAAGGGGCCCGACGCCTTTCTGAAGAAGATCGGCGAAGAGGCAACCGAAGTCGTCATGGCCGCCAAGGATGTCGATCATGGCGCGGACAAGGGCAAGATCCTCTATGAAGTGGCGGATCTGTGGTTTCACTCCATGATTGCGTTGTCGCACTACGGATTGACGCCTGCAGAGGTGGTGGCCGAGCTGGAGCGCCGCGAGGGCACCAGCGGTCTGGAGGAGAAAGCCCTGCGCAAGGCCCAGGAACGCGCTGCTCAGGAAGGGGCGGCCAAGCAATAAGGAGGAAGCGCATGAATGACGATCGCGACATCATCGATGTAAACAGCAGCAGCTCTACCGAGGTCGAGGGCCTGAAGGCCTGGGGCTGGGTCAGCTATCTGCTGCACCTGATCGTGGCCGTGGCTGCGGTGCTGCCGGGCGCGCAGGTCAGTGTGCTGCTGTTGCTGATTGCAGTCGTCATCGATCTGGTCAAGCGCGACGATGCGCGCGGCACCTGGCAGGAGAGCCATTTTTCCTGGCGCCTGCGCAGCGTGCTCTGGGCCATCGTGCTCTATGCCGTGACCTTCCCGTTCTTCCTGCTGGGCCTCCTGATCTTCAACCC
Protein-coding sequences here:
- the hisI gene encoding phosphoribosyl-AMP cyclohydrolase; its protein translation is MACAGSYTKQRSAMSWLDQVKWDAQGLVPVIAQEQSSGDVVMFAWMNREALEKTAELGRAVYFSRSRNKLWFKGEESGHVQTVHEMRIDCDNDVVLLKITQEGHDPGIACHTGRHSCFYSVFKDGQWLAVDPVLKDPASIYK
- the wecB gene encoding non-hydrolyzing UDP-N-acetylglucosamine 2-epimerase, with product MNQDSEALHAKPDIAQLLIVSGTRPEIIKLAPVYHALQETHWARPIWLHTGQHGDMAAQMLDCFHIQPDHVLQRQGGSLLEFATGCRTQLESVLTVTSCEAVIVQGDTESAFQGALAGFYLKVPVVHVEAGLRTYNLHRPFPEEGLRQMIGRIASLHLAPTLRAQQALERENVAKENIEMTGNTVVDAQLWASQHHHIRRRMQGRGHILVTMHRRENWGPDVDHVCEAIADIAREFPQMPVLFPVHLNPVVKEPVYRLLGGLPNVKLTEPLDYLAMQQALADAWLVLTDSGGLQEEAPTFKVPVLVLRDETERPEVLEAGCAALVGADRGRIVQSVRHLMHDDAAYRSMQASSNPFGDGTAAQRTVKRLHQMLRPDQAGLAQKAAERTPHVLA
- a CDS encoding phosphoribosyl-ATP diphosphatase, translating into MSEQNTASVEGALARLAAVIESRKVANGGDPEKSYVARLLHKGPDAFLKKIGEEATEVVMAAKDVDHGADKGKILYEVADLWFHSMIALSHYGLTPAEVVAELERREGTSGLEEKALRKAQERAAQEGAAKQ
- the nrfB gene encoding cyclic di-3',5'-guanylate-activated glycosyltransferase NrfB, whose product is MSWLDLFTGYLYVLKSIAIVIAVVIFISGLDDLFIDLFYWGRRTWRALTVYSRHEQMNHKALLGVDEKPLAIMVPAWQEHGVIGKMAQLAATTLDYENYHIFIGTYPNDPQTHADVEQVRAHFPNVHSVVCARPGPTSKADCLNNVLDAIFQFEQRSGIEFAGFILHDSEDVLSRLELRLFNFLVDRKDLIQLPVYPLERPLREFTGGHYLDEFAELHAKDIVVREALVGQVPSAGVGTCFSRRAITALLEMGDGVAFDTQSLTEDYDIGFRLKQLGMREIFVRFPVHDADQPADPDQPRRHGRSAREASVICVREFFPDTLNAAVRQKSRWITGIVIQGFKTLRWTKSGVLNYFLWRDRKGALTNFASFLAMLLAMQLIAIWLYQRLVPDSYRFLSIFQGDWWLYALLAANFVLMLNRIAQRMFFVTSYYGIVQGLMSLPRLLWGNLVNFLANWRAIAQALQAKDIRRMAWAKTDHDFPMLGEGPRLRQPLGQILIAQGALTESQLQEALVRPTPGLRLGSALVHKDLISTAQLAAAVAQQAGVSWEFLGERLIPDEIAALLPAHLALHYSVVPLREEGKTLVLASESVIDPVSHAALERKLERPVRYLIAPKGEVTVELRRLYARQHGEPARELLAWAVERKRVSAEQAKELWKFYVSRQLMLGEVLQALGRIDTAVLNALLLRHEQADDSLGQFLVNQGALTQATLDEALRLQQQLQVTMAQLLRRLDAAPIVSVAA
- the hisF gene encoding imidazole glycerol phosphate synthase subunit HisF translates to MLAKRIIPCLDVTGGRVVKGVNFLELRDAGDPVEIAARYNAQGADELTFLDITATSDGRDLILPIIEAVASQVFIPLTVGGGVRSVEDVRRLLNAGADKTSFNSAAIANPDTINACSDKYGAQCIVVAIDAKRRTPEDEQRIGPGGTPMGPGWDVYSHGGRKNVGLDVVRWAEEMARRGAGEILLTSMDKDGTKSGFDLKLTRAVADAVAVPVIASGGVGNLEDLADGVTIGGADAVLAASIFHYGEYTVQQAKECMRARGIPVRL
- a CDS encoding DUF4870 family protein; translated protein: MNDDRDIIDVNSSSSTEVEGLKAWGWVSYLLHLIVAVAAVLPGAQVSVLLLLIAVVIDLVKRDDARGTWQESHFSWRLRSVLWAIVLYAVTFPFFLLGLLIFNPAWVLISIWFLYRIVSGMIAMNKNRAIQP
- the glmM gene encoding phosphoglucosamine mutase, which produces MRRQYFGTDGIRGRAGYFPITPDFALHLAHVVGRMLHRNEERPTVLIGKDTRISGHMLESALVSGFNSSGVDVLLLGTLPTPGVAYLTRALRASLGVVISASHNTFEDNGIKFFSAKGTKLPYVWEVAVEQMLLDEPHWVPAIALGKTQLLDDAAGRYIEFCKSTCDHAFTLRGLKIVVDAGHGAAYQIAPMVLHELGAEVVAIGCAPDGMNINQGAGAAHPELLATTVSGCGADFGIALDGDADRLLVVDAAGRLYNGDELLYLIVADRLEHDESIAGAVGTLMTNMAVERAFGVLDVDFMRTKVGDRYVLEELSRRGWTFGGEGSGHLLILDRHSTGDGLVNALQILQACVRTGRTLSQWLLPVQLYPQALLNVHWSPDRDWRSNALLARVQAQVEAELGSTGRVLVRHSGTEPLLHVMVEAQDGDQASRCAERLVTAARDG